The sequence GCAAGTCACCTACCAGCACCTGACGCTGACGATCGTCGGGATTGCGGCGGATAAAGATGCGCGCTCCGGGCAGTTGCTTATGCCCCTGACCCTGCTCCCCGACAGTGCCCTGCGCGCCAGCCCGCCGATGGGTGTCGTTGAAGCCGGGCACGTGGAGGACGTACCTGCGCTGAAAACGCAGCTCGAAACCTGGCTCAAAGCCAACATGCCGCATCAACTGGCCGATTTTTCGGTCATCACCAACGAGTTGCGCGTCAGTCAGGCGGCCAAAGGGTTTATGCTGTTTCGCCTTGTGATGGGGTTGATCGTGGGCATTTCGGTGCTGGTGGGCGGTATCGGCGTGATGAACGTGCTGCTGATTTCGGTGACTGAGCGCACCGTCGAAATCGGCGTCAGAAAAGCGCTGGGTGCTAAAAAGCGGGATATTCTCTGGCAATTCCTGTCGGAGTCGATCACCATCTCGACCTTCGGCAGTATGCTGGGGCTGATGCTGGGGATCCTGAGCACGCTGGCCTTCGTCCCGATTATTTCAGCCGTAACCAACGTACCCTTTCAGGCCGCCTATACCTGGAACACCCTGCTGATTATCGTGGGCGTTGCCATGGTGATCGGCATTCTGTTCGGCACGTACCCGGCCATGCGCGCCGCCCGCCTCGACCCCGTCGAAGCGATCCGGCGCGAGTAAGCCAGTTATTCGCTTCGTAACGACTGCACGGGATTCATCAGCGCCGCTTTGACGCTCTGGAAGCTGACCGTCAGCAGGGCGATACCCAGTGCCAGCAGCCCCGCCAGCGCGAAGATCCACCAGCCTAGGTCAATTTTGTAAGCGAACGTACCCAGCCACGTCGATACGGCCCACCACGCCAACGGCGTCGCCAACACCAGCGCGATCAGTACCAGCCGCACAAAATCGACCGACAGCAGCCGCACGATAGCCAGCACACTGGCTCCCAGCACTTTGCGCACGCCGATTTCTTTGGTCCGTTGCTCGGCGGTGAAGGTCGCCAAGCCAAACAGACCCAGGCAGGAGATCAGAATAGCCAGCACGCCGAAGTAGTTGATGAGCGTGCTCACCTGCTGCTCCCGGTCGTACAGTTTTTCGTAGGCTTCGTCGAGGAAGTGATAGGCAAACGGGTAGTTGGGGTTGAATTGCTTCGTCAGCCGTTCCAGATCGGCCAGTGCCTGCTTCGCTTGCCCGGCGCGGGGTTTCACCAGCAGGTATTGCACATTCGGCGGCATGAACGCCACCACCAGCGGCCCGATCGGCTGATGCAGCGAGCCAAGGTGAAAATCCTTCATCAACCCGATGATGGGCCCCTTGCCAAACCAGAACGTGATTTGCTGGCCAACGGGCTTATCCATCCCCATCAGCTTGGCGGCGGCTTCGTTGACCAGGTAGCAGGCCGTGTCGGCAATAGCGTTGGGCCGGAAATCGCGCCCATCGAGCAGTTGGATGCCCGCCGTTTTGATAAAATCGTTGCCTACCGACATGGCCGACACATCCACCAGTTGCTTTGCTGGCTGACCCGCCCAGTGCAGGTCGGTGGTGCTGCTCTGAATGTTCAGCGGCAGGTGCGCGGTGGTCGTAGCCGACGCTACCGATGGACGCTGAAGCAATTCTTGCCTGAACGCTTCGGTCTTTTCGTAGTCATTGAACGTGCCTTCCAGCCGCATGTACACCACGTCGGTGCGGTCGAGGCCCAGGTGCTTGGTGCGCAGGTACGTCATCTGCCGCCCCACCGCCAGCATGCCGATGATGAGGAAAATGGACAGCGAAAACTGCACCACCACCAGCAACCGCCGAAACTGAGCCGGCCCCCGAAACGCCGATCCCGGCCCGAACGACAACCCCGCCCCGCGCAGGATACGGATGGGCCGCAGTCCCGACAGAAACAGGGCCGGGTAGCTCCCCGCCAGCACACCCGTGAGCAGCACCAGCCCGCCGATACCCAGCCAGTATAACGGGTTGGTGAGGTCGAGCGCGAGGTGTTTGTCGAAAACGGCGTTGAAGGTGGGCAACGTCAGCCACACGAGCAGGAGCGCCAGCACCACGCCCAGCAAGCTCATCAGCATCGACTCGCTCAGGTATTGGCCAATGAGCGCCAACCGCCCCGCGCCCACGACCTTCCGCACGCCGACTTCCTTGGCCCGCAGCGCCGACCGCGCCGTGCTGAGGTTCATGAAGTTGATGCAGGCAATCAGCAGGATAAACAGGGCCACTACCGCGAAAATGCGCACGTATTCGACCTGCCCGCCCACGGCCACCCCATTCTCGTAGGTACTCCAAAGGTGCATGTCGGTGAGGGGTTGCAGGATAATCTCCTCCTTATTGTTGAAGGTGGTGTAGCGCCGAAAAAGGCCTTTCATGGCGGCTTCGGCCTGTTGAGCGGTGGCGGTGGGTTTCAGCCGCAGGTACGTCTGCACGGAATTAAAACCCCATTCGGTTTGCCAGACCTGCTCCTGCGCGTTGAAATTGGCCAGCCAGTCGAACCGGAGCGTCGAATTGTGAGGCAGGTCGTTCAGCACTGCGCCCACCACAAACACCTTGTTATTGTCGAACTGAAGCGTTTGCCCTACGGCTTTCCCGGACGGAAAGTAGCACCGGGCCAGCGTCTGACTGATCACGATCTGATTGGGATTGGCCAGCGCCGTTTTGGGGTTGCCTTCCACGGCTGGTAAAGCAAACACGTCGAAGAAACCCGCCGACGCGTATTGGCCCGTTTCTTTCGCCACTTTGTCGCCCACCCGCACCAGCCGTTCCGATGGCCACGTCAGTTTGGTCGTCATGGCCACCTGCGGCACGTCGCGGGCAATGGCATCGCTCAGGGGGCCGGGTGTGGCCGTAGCCGTTTGGGTGTCGCCGCCCCGTATGCTGAAATTAACCCGGACGTAGTGGACCTGCTCGTGGTTGGGCACAAACCGATCGTAGCTCAGTTCATCGTAGACCCACAGGCCGATGAGCAGGCTACACGCCATACCCAGCGCCAGGCCAACCAGGTTGATGAATGAATAGGTGGCGTTCTTGGTGAGGTTGCGCCACGCCACAAGCACGTAGTTGCGGATCATATCAGGGTGGAAAACGAAAAAGGGTTGATGGTCAGGTACGTGTTTCGACTGGGCAAACGGCCGCAGCAGCCGCAAGGCGCTCAGGGCATAGCGCCAGTTGGCGCGGCGGGGGCCCTGGGTACGTACCCAATGCGGGTAGAGTTCGAGCAGATCGCCCTCGACCTCTTCGCGGGTGTCGGGGTGGCCCCACCAGCGTAGCAGCGTAGTGGCCCAGCGGGGTGGTTTGGCGTGTGGCTTCATCAGCGGCGAGGGTATCAGGCGATTTGAAATTGGGGGGGCAGGGCGTCCCAAAGCTGGGTACGTACCTGCTTCACGTCGATCAGAGCTTTGCGGCCAGCGGCCGTGACGGTAAAAAACCGCTTTCGCCGCCCGCCCCGTTCGGCAGTAGCCCCGCCCATCTGGGAGCTGAGAAACCCTTTCTCTTCCAGCCGTTGCAGCGTAGTGTGCACGGTGCTGAAGCCGACGTTCCGGCCGGTTTGCGCCTCAATTTCCTGCGTGATGGTTACGCCGTAGGCAGCTTCACCTAGAATGGCAACCATTAGCAGCACGACCTCTTCAAACTCGCCCAAGAATGCTCGTTTCATAGCCTGTCTATTTATTCCGATTATGTCGATCAAATCAGATGCCAGTTAATGCAAAAGGCCCAGACATTGCTGTCCGGGCCTTTTTGATGGGAATTAGCGTACTACGCATTGTCCAGAAACGGACAGCGGTTGGGACAAGCCGGACAGCGGTCGCGCCTACTCGCTGCGGAGCGATTTGACCGGGTTGACCAGCGCGGCCCGGATGCTTTGAAACGAGACGGTCAGCAACGTAATGGCTACTGTACCCAGCACAGCCCCCGCGAAAATCCACCACGACAGGTCAGTGCGGTACTTGTAATCAGTCAGCCATTCACGGAGGTAATAGTACGCGATGGGTACGGCAATTAGGCTGGCGGCACAAACCAGCAGAATAAAATCTTTTGAGAGAAGCACCCACAGATCAATTAAACTGGCCCCCAGCACCTTACGCACGCCAATTTCCTTCGTGCGTTGCTCAGCCGTGAATGAGGACAACCCAAGTAACCCCAGGCAGGAGATAAAAATGGCCAGCACCGCGAACCCACCTGCCAGCGTTCCGATTCGCTCTTCCGACGCAAACTTTTTGCCGAATTCCTGATCAGCAAACTGATAGACAAACGGAGCCGATGGGACGTATCGTTTGAACGTAGCTTCGATAATAGCCATCGACTCGCGAGCGCTCCGGTTAGGACTCAGTTTGAGCACGATCCAGTTGGCGTTCTCGTAATCCATGAAGTACATCGCCTGCTTCACCGGCTCGTAAGGTGATTCGGCCAGCACATCTTTGATAACCCCCACAACAGTGAAGTCCTTCACCTGTGGATCGAATCGACCTCCCCGCCGGATAACCGTGCCGATCGGATGTTTTAGCCCCATGAACTTAACGGCGGCTTCGTTGATGATGACAGCCGACGAATCGGTGGTGAACGTGCGCGAGAAATCGCGGCCTTCCCTGAACTGCCATCCGACCGTTTTGCCGAAATCATGCGTCACGAAGATATTCGAGAAATCAGGGTCAATGGATGGGTCTTTGCCGGGCCACCTAAAGTCACTGCTGTTTGACCACACCCCCGTAAGCGGGCTGGACGATTCAGCCATGTTCTGAATGACGCCCGCGTTGGTCAGCTCGGTTTTTAGCAGGTCGTATTTGCCGTAGAAGGCAGGCGACAGCATTTCCATCATAACCAGGCCGTTGCTGTCATAGCCAAGGGGCCGGTTCTTGGTGTGCTGAATCTGCCGGTACACGATGACAGTACCGATAATCAGCGTCAGGGAGACCGTAAACTGGAGTACAACCAGTACTTTGCGGGGAACCGCCACCAGCCCGCCCACGCGAAACTGTAGCCCCTGTCCCTTCAGCACTTTGATGGGCTGGAACGACGAGAGATAGAAAGCGGGATAACTACCCGCCAGCAACCCAGTGATGCCGATGAAGCCCAGACTAATCAGCCAGAACAAGGCTTCGGTCCAGGGAAACATAAGGCGTTTGTCTGCTACCGTATTGAACCAGGGCAGCAGGGCCAGAATCAGCAAAACGGCCCCGATGAATGCCAGCACGACGACCAGAAACGACTCGCTAAAAAATTGACTGACCAGTTGGCCTCGTACCGACCCGACGGCTTTGCGAATACCCACTTCTTTGGCGCGTTTTTCAGACCGAGCCGTACTGAGGTTCATGAAATTGATACAGGCCAGCAGCAGCACGAAAATACCTACCAGCCCGAACAATCGGACGTACTGAACGTAACCGCCGACCTGTACGCCTTCTGTCCAGTTCGAGTACAGCCGCCAGTCGGTCATCGGGTGTAGAAACAGCGTCGGGTTATATTTTCGGTCTTCAG comes from Fibrella aestuarina BUZ 2 and encodes:
- a CDS encoding ABC transporter permease, producing MKKIVFSFATALHHIRTHFFHTILSILGIVIGVAALVAILSLIDGMEQYAQEQITKTTDLKAVLIQPNLYKSVNDVQVRKDDYAYFTPARFDSLRASLRAPVGAYLYSRQNGEVTLKADGRKAGTLISAVTWPLHPDLTLLHGRTFTQAELIGRQPVAFINQRLAKQLVGKRPEQTAIGQQVTYQHLTLTIVGIAADKDARSGQLLMPLTLLPDSALRASPPMGVVEAGHVEDVPALKTQLETWLKANMPHQLADFSVITNELRVSQAAKGFMLFRLVMGLIVGISVLVGGIGVMNVLLISVTERTVEIGVRKALGAKKRDILWQFLSESITISTFGSMLGLMLGILSTLAFVPIISAVTNVPFQAAYTWNTLLIIVGVAMVIGILFGTYPAMRAARLDPVEAIRRE
- a CDS encoding ABC transporter permease, which produces MKPHAKPPRWATTLLRWWGHPDTREEVEGDLLELYPHWVRTQGPRRANWRYALSALRLLRPFAQSKHVPDHQPFFVFHPDMIRNYVLVAWRNLTKNATYSFINLVGLALGMACSLLIGLWVYDELSYDRFVPNHEQVHYVRVNFSIRGGDTQTATATPGPLSDAIARDVPQVAMTTKLTWPSERLVRVGDKVAKETGQYASAGFFDVFALPAVEGNPKTALANPNQIVISQTLARCYFPSGKAVGQTLQFDNNKVFVVGAVLNDLPHNSTLRFDWLANFNAQEQVWQTEWGFNSVQTYLRLKPTATAQQAEAAMKGLFRRYTTFNNKEEIILQPLTDMHLWSTYENGVAVGGQVEYVRIFAVVALFILLIACINFMNLSTARSALRAKEVGVRKVVGAGRLALIGQYLSESMLMSLLGVVLALLLVWLTLPTFNAVFDKHLALDLTNPLYWLGIGGLVLLTGVLAGSYPALFLSGLRPIRILRGAGLSFGPGSAFRGPAQFRRLLVVVQFSLSIFLIIGMLAVGRQMTYLRTKHLGLDRTDVVYMRLEGTFNDYEKTEAFRQELLQRPSVASATTTAHLPLNIQSSTTDLHWAGQPAKQLVDVSAMSVGNDFIKTAGIQLLDGRDFRPNAIADTACYLVNEAAAKLMGMDKPVGQQITFWFGKGPIIGLMKDFHLGSLHQPIGPLVVAFMPPNVQYLLVKPRAGQAKQALADLERLTKQFNPNYPFAYHFLDEAYEKLYDREQQVSTLINYFGVLAILISCLGLFGLATFTAEQRTKEIGVRKVLGASVLAIVRLLSVDFVRLVLIALVLATPLAWWAVSTWLGTFAYKIDLGWWIFALAGLLALGIALLTVSFQSVKAALMNPVQSLRSE
- a CDS encoding PadR family transcriptional regulator — translated: MKRAFLGEFEEVVLLMVAILGEAAYGVTITQEIEAQTGRNVGFSTVHTTLQRLEEKGFLSSQMGGATAERGGRRKRFFTVTAAGRKALIDVKQVRTQLWDALPPQFQIA
- a CDS encoding ABC transporter permease yields the protein MLSNYLKIAWRNLIRNKGYSAINIGGLAVGMAVAMLIGLWVWDELSFNRSFANYDRIARVMQHQLFNGHIGTQASIPTPLDAELQTNYGSNFKHIAMATWEGDRVLSVGDKKLLRSGNYMGAAMPEILSLHMLKGSRQGLAEMNSILLSASTARALFGDANPMGKLINIEGRANVKVTGVYEDLPFSTEFRNLTFIAPWSLFVSISPWVKRTLDSQEWGNNSFQLFVQIADNADMQTVSARIKNAKLNRIPAEDRKYNPTLFLHPMTDWRLYSNWTEGVQVGGYVQYVRLFGLVGIFVLLLACINFMNLSTARSEKRAKEVGIRKAVGSVRGQLVSQFFSESFLVVVLAFIGAVLLILALLPWFNTVADKRLMFPWTEALFWLISLGFIGITGLLAGSYPAFYLSSFQPIKVLKGQGLQFRVGGLVAVPRKVLVVLQFTVSLTLIIGTVIVYRQIQHTKNRPLGYDSNGLVMMEMLSPAFYGKYDLLKTELTNAGVIQNMAESSSPLTGVWSNSSDFRWPGKDPSIDPDFSNIFVTHDFGKTVGWQFREGRDFSRTFTTDSSAVIINEAAVKFMGLKHPIGTVIRRGGRFDPQVKDFTVVGVIKDVLAESPYEPVKQAMYFMDYENANWIVLKLSPNRSARESMAIIEATFKRYVPSAPFVYQFADQEFGKKFASEERIGTLAGGFAVLAIFISCLGLLGLSSFTAEQRTKEIGVRKVLGASLIDLWVLLSKDFILLVCAASLIAVPIAYYYLREWLTDYKYRTDLSWWIFAGAVLGTVAITLLTVSFQSIRAALVNPVKSLRSE